In Schistocerca serialis cubense isolate TAMUIC-IGC-003099 chromosome 8, iqSchSeri2.2, whole genome shotgun sequence, one genomic interval encodes:
- the LOC126417131 gene encoding formin-2-like, producing MPTTAPLTGPAVQATAPLPGPAVLATARLAGLAVLATARLAGPAVLATARLAGPAVLATARLAGPAVLATARLAVPAVLATARLAGPAVLAAAQLAGPAMLATTTPLAGAACLAAARLARTAVLATARLAGAAVLSILPASLTGTDELATAPLVGAAVLVTAPLAGAAVLATAPLAGAAVLATAPLAGAAVLATAPLAGAAVLATAPLAGAAVLATAPLAGAAVLATAPLAGAAVLATAPLAGAAVLATAPLAGAAVLATAPLAGAAVLATAPLAGAAVLATAPPAGATMLLSALPADTIALPASPLLEDAALPTAPLAAALVAASAAHSTDPLAFTASVPTDQLADTAALPTDQLADTAALLTDQLADTAALPTDQLAGTAALPTDQLAGTAALLTDPLVDTAALPTDPLVDTAALLTDLLADTAELASTPVTWPVNSSTGGELSCFCLLNFVWSTVHVWSAPWGPLSSCLLISTGGCLAGIGSVRGILGSVGACQANNCSAQRMMAGQLGRHIN from the exons ATGCCGACGACTGCTCCACTCACGGGCCCTGCCGTGCAGGCAACTGCTCCACTCCCGGGCCCTGCCGTGCTGGCGACTGCTCGGCTCGCGGGCCTTGCCGTGCTGGCGACTGCTCGGCTCGCGGGCCCTGCCGTGCTGGCGACTGCTCGGCTCGCGGGCCCTGCCGTGCTGGCGACTGCTCGGCTCGCGGGCCCTGCCGTGCTGGCGACTGCTCGGCTCGCGGTCCCTGCCGTGCTGGCAACTGCTCGGCTCGCGGGCCCTGCCGTGCTGGCGGCTGCTCAGCTCGCGGGCCCTGCCATGCTGGCGACGACTACTCCGCTCGCGGGCGCTGCCTGTCTGGCGGCTGCTCGGCTTGCTCGCACTGCCGTGCTGGCGACTGCTCGGCTCGCGGGCGCTGCCGTGTTG TCAATATTGCCTGCTTCGCTCACGGGCACTGACGAACTGGCAACTGCTCCACTCGTGGGTGCTGCTGTGCTGGTGACTGCTCCGCTTGCGGGTGCTGCTGTGCTGGCGACTGCTCCGCTCGCGGGTGCTGCTGTGCTGGCGACTGCTCCGCTCGCGGGTGCTGCAGTGCTGGCGACTGCTCCGCTCGCGGGTGCTGCAGTGCTGGCGACTGCTCCGCTCGCGGGTGCTGCTGTGCTGGCGACTGCTCCGCTCGCGGGTGCCGCTGTGCTGGCGACTGCTCCGCTCGCGGGTGCTGCCGTGCTGGCGACTGCTCCGCTCGCGGGTGCTGCCGTGCTGGCGACTGCTCCGCTCGCGGGTGCTGCCGTGCTGGCGACTGCTCCGCTCGCGGGTGCTGCCGTGCTGGCGACTGCTCCGCTCGCGGGTGCTGCCGTGCTGGCGACTGCTCCGCCTGCGGGCGCCACCATGCTGCTATCTGCTCTGCCTGCGGATACCATCGCGCTGCCGGCTTCTCCTCTTTTGGAGGATGCCGCGCTGCCGACTGCTCCGCTTGCGGCTGCTCTGGTCGCGGCCTCTGCCGCACATTCAACTGATCCACTTGCGTTCACCGCCTCGGTGCCGACTGATCAGCTCGCGGACACCGCCGCGCTGCCAACTGATCAGCTCGCGGACACCGCCGCGCTGCTGACTGATCAGCTCGCGGACACCGCCGCGCTTCCGACTGATCAGCTCGCGGGCACCGCCGCACTGCCGACTGATCAGCTCGCGGGCACCGCCGCGCTGCTGACTGATCCTCTCGTAGACACCGCCGCGCTGCCGACTGATCCTCTCGTAGACACCGCCGCGCTGCTGACTGATCTGCTCGCAGACACTGCTGAACTTGCATCTACTCCCGTCACATGGCCTGTCAACAGCTCCACTGGCGGGGAGCTGTCATGCTTCTGTCTGCTCAACTTCGTGTGGTCTACTGTGCATGTCTGGTCAGCTCCTTGGGGGCCATTGTCGTCGTGTCTGCTTATCTCCACAGGAGGCTGTCTTGCTGGCATCGGCTCAGTCCGCGGTATTTTGGGTTCGGTAGGTGCTTGTCAGGCCAACAACTGCTCTGCTCAGAGAATGATGGCTGGACAACTCGGTCGCCATATCAACTGA